The following is a genomic window from Defluviimonas aquaemixtae.
ACACCCACGGCCTGATTGCCCGAACAGCCGCTCATGTCCGAAACCATCGGCAGGAAGACCGCTATGGCGATGACCGCGGCAAGCGTTTCCTCATAGGCCGAAATCACGCTCGCGGCAATGATATTGAGCACGATGTTGGCAGCGAGCCAGGCCAGACGGCGGCGAGATCTGAGCCAGGTCGGCATTGACCGGACCTCGTCTTCCACAAGTCCATGCTGCTTCAGGCTTTGGCTTTCGGCGCGCTCCAGCGTCGCCGCATCGATTGCTGCGCGTGAGACGACGCCGACCAACTGTCCGTCCTTTTCGACCACTGGCAGGCCGAGGAACGGGTGTTCATCAAACAGATCTTGTAAAACCTCGAGCGGGGTCAACACGGACACCGTCAGCGGCTCGACCATGATCTCGGTCAGCTTGTCACTGCGTTTCGCGGTCAGGAGCGCGCGGAGCGACACTACCCCTATGGGGCGCCCGACGGCATCGACGATGTAAGGATGTTGGCCACGGTAGCGTTCGAAATCCTCTTCGTCGGATGCGAGCCGCCGCAGGACCGCTCCAACGGTCGCGGTTTCGGCGAACGAGAAGGCTTCGGCTACCATCAGGCCGCCGGCGGTATCGTCTTCGTACTCGACGAGCCGGCGCACATCAGCCGCATCCTCGGCATCGAGGCGCCCGAGAATGTCCTCGGCATCCTCGTCGTCCAATTCGCCGATCAGGTCGGCCTGGACGTCAGAGTCGAGTTCGTCGATGATCTCGGCTGCCCTGGCATGGTCGAGCCGCTCGACGAGATCGGTGGCGACCGCATGCGGAGCCTCTTCGATCAGTTCGGCGGCAAGCTCGGGCGGAACCAGCGACAGGACACGGTCACGGTCTTCTGGCTCCAGCGCGAGAAGCTCGCGGAGCGCCTCGCTCAGCGGCAAAGGATCGAGGAGAGCGACGAGCGCATCCGTGTTCTCTGTCGCAAGTGCGTTCACAATGCGATCCGAGAGCTCAAGTTCCTGTTCGTCTTCGACTTCGAGGATACCCGTATCCATCGCGCCTCTCCCGTCTTGCTGCCTTCAAGCGATGCGCCGAAGCTATTCGGCAGCCGCCAACTGTTGAATTCCAGATCTGATATGAAGATCGCGCTGCGGGAACGGGATTTCGATCCCATGAACGCGGAACGCCTTCCAAATCTCGAGATAGACATCGCTTCCGATGTTGGCGACACCCTCTTCCGGGTCCGAGATCCAGAAACGAACCTCCAAATCGACGCTCGACTCGCCGAAGCCGCGGATCAGGCAGAGCGGCTTCGGAACCTTCAGGACGCGATTGCAGGCGAGCGCCGACTCAACGCAGAGCGTCTGCGCCTTCTCCACGTCGGTCGAATACGCGACACCCACCATGATGCTGCGGCGAATACGCTTGTCGGTAAAGGTCCAGTTCGTCACCGGATTCGAGATAAGAAGCTCGTTCGGAATGAGCGTTTCGGTGCCCGCACGGGTGCGGACCGATACATAGCGACCGGCGAGCGTCTTGACCTCACCGTAAGTCGGGCCTTCGCCTGTCATGATCTCGATCACGTCGCCAGGCTTGATCGAACGGTCGGCGAGCATCGTGAAACCCGCCACGAAATTGGCGACGGTGCGCTGCATGCCGAGACCGATGCCGAGGCCCAGCGCGCCTGAGAAGACGGCAAATACGGTCAGGTCGATGCCGACCGCCTGCACACCGAAGATGATGGCCAGCACCATGAGCACGATACCAACAATCTTCGATGTCAGGACCTGCATCGTCGGGCTGAGGGCGGTCGCGGCCTCAAGCCGGCGGCGGATGAATCCCGAGGAATGGTAGGCAAGCCAGAGCAGAACGCCTGTGACAACCGCGCCCTGAACGACAGTCCATAGCGTCACGCGCACAGACCCGCTCGAAAACTGGACGCTGTCCATCCACAGGATAGTCGGATCGAGTAGGCGCACGGCGTTCAGTGCTGCAATACCCCAAATCGTCCAGGAGACCACGCCCGCCAAGACGTGATTGGGGATGAGGATCGACAGGATGCGAATGACGACCCATGCGTTGATGAGGCTCGCGAATAGCCGCACCAGAGCGGTCGGTTGGGATGCCGCGTTCAGAAGTGCGAGCGAAAGCCAGAGCCCCACCACCCAGGCGATCGGCAAGCTGATCGAAGATGCGGTCTGAAGCGCCCGGCGCAGAAGTTTGCCTTCCGACTTGACTCTCAGCTGTCCGATCGCTCGGGCCACGGCGCGCTTCAACAGGATTGCAAGAACCAGCGAAGTGACGACTGCCACGATTTGCGCGATGCTGAGCAGGTCAAGCGATGCGGCGAGGGTTTGGTTCCAAGCATTCTCGATGACGCTGAGTATCGGCGTGAACTTCTTGTCGATTTCTTCCATGATACGAACTCCCGGAA
Proteins encoded in this region:
- the mgtE gene encoding magnesium transporter translates to MDTGILEVEDEQELELSDRIVNALATENTDALVALLDPLPLSEALRELLALEPEDRDRVLSLVPPELAAELIEEAPHAVATDLVERLDHARAAEIIDELDSDVQADLIGELDDEDAEDILGRLDAEDAADVRRLVEYEDDTAGGLMVAEAFSFAETATVGAVLRRLASDEEDFERYRGQHPYIVDAVGRPIGVVSLRALLTAKRSDKLTEIMVEPLTVSVLTPLEVLQDLFDEHPFLGLPVVEKDGQLVGVVSRAAIDAATLERAESQSLKQHGLVEDEVRSMPTWLRSRRRLAWLAANIVLNIIAASVISAYEETLAAVIAIAVFLPMVSDMSGCSGNQAVGVTMRELSLGLVRPADAVRVWLKEVSVGAINGLALGCLVGIVAWVWKGNPWLGVVIGFALAINTIIAVSIGGVVPLALKRLGQDPAAASGPLLTTITDMAGFFLVLSLATLMMPLLAG
- a CDS encoding mechanosensitive ion channel family protein codes for the protein MEEIDKKFTPILSVIENAWNQTLAASLDLLSIAQIVAVVTSLVLAILLKRAVARAIGQLRVKSEGKLLRRALQTASSISLPIAWVVGLWLSLALLNAASQPTALVRLFASLINAWVVIRILSILIPNHVLAGVVSWTIWGIAALNAVRLLDPTILWMDSVQFSSGSVRVTLWTVVQGAVVTGVLLWLAYHSSGFIRRRLEAATALSPTMQVLTSKIVGIVLMVLAIIFGVQAVGIDLTVFAVFSGALGLGIGLGMQRTVANFVAGFTMLADRSIKPGDVIEIMTGEGPTYGEVKTLAGRYVSVRTRAGTETLIPNELLISNPVTNWTFTDKRIRRSIMVGVAYSTDVEKAQTLCVESALACNRVLKVPKPLCLIRGFGESSVDLEVRFWISDPEEGVANIGSDVYLEIWKAFRVHGIEIPFPQRDLHIRSGIQQLAAAE